A genomic segment from Sulfitobacter mediterraneus encodes:
- a CDS encoding monovalent cation/H+ antiporter subunit D translates to MTHWIIAPVVLPALLAPFIVLAARYHIGIQRVFSVAGVLSLIAIAAGLAWQASDGTIILYQLSDWAAPFGIVLVGDRLSTLMILLTAVLALFVILYAIGSGWDKRGWHFHALFQFQLMGIMGAFLTGDVFNLFVFFEVLLIASYGLMIHGGGNLRLRAGVQYVLFNLLGSTLFLFALGAIYAETGTLNMADLAQRVALIDPAESVGIRIASVMLLLVFAIKAAVVPLHFWLPSSYAEAPAPVAALFAIMTKVGAYAIIRVYTMVFAPDLDVTAGLHGLWLLPAALVSLALGMIGVLAARKLDRLVAFAVIGSMGMVMISISLFTQAGIAAALYYIVHSTLAAAALFLISDLVRAGRAHLNLTAAPPVSGAALTAALFFVAAIAMTGLPPLSGFIGKLMILDAAFGTPLAVWTWAIILSASLISVVGFARAGSVLFWKASAEPLPEEEGQLPVPRPSILSYSAVGGLLALLILHTVFAGPAYRYADATAKQLFDPVPYISKVLGTPGKLSTPKEGH, encoded by the coding sequence ATGACCCATTGGATCATTGCCCCCGTTGTCCTACCCGCGCTGCTGGCTCCGTTTATCGTGCTGGCGGCCCGCTACCACATCGGCATCCAGCGGGTGTTTTCTGTGGCTGGTGTTCTGTCCCTGATCGCGATTGCCGCCGGATTGGCATGGCAGGCCTCTGACGGGACGATCATCCTTTATCAGCTCAGCGATTGGGCCGCGCCCTTTGGCATTGTCTTGGTCGGGGATCGGCTGTCGACCTTGATGATCTTGCTGACTGCGGTGCTCGCCCTGTTTGTGATCCTCTATGCGATCGGATCGGGCTGGGACAAACGCGGCTGGCATTTCCATGCGCTGTTTCAGTTTCAGTTGATGGGGATCATGGGCGCCTTTCTGACTGGCGACGTCTTCAACCTGTTTGTGTTTTTCGAAGTGCTGCTCATCGCCTCATACGGGCTTATGATCCACGGCGGCGGCAATCTGCGCCTGCGGGCGGGGGTGCAATATGTGCTGTTCAACCTGCTTGGTTCAACCCTGTTCCTGTTTGCCCTCGGCGCGATCTATGCCGAAACCGGAACCCTGAATATGGCCGATCTGGCCCAACGTGTAGCATTGATTGATCCCGCAGAATCGGTGGGCATTCGCATCGCTTCCGTCATGCTGCTGCTCGTGTTTGCGATCAAGGCAGCGGTGGTGCCGTTGCATTTCTGGCTGCCGTCCAGCTATGCCGAAGCGCCCGCACCCGTAGCCGCGCTCTTTGCAATCATGACCAAGGTCGGCGCCTACGCAATTATCCGTGTCTACACGATGGTCTTTGCGCCTGATCTGGATGTGACTGCGGGCCTGCACGGGCTGTGGCTTCTGCCTGCTGCGCTGGTCTCGCTGGCACTGGGAATGATTGGCGTGTTGGCCGCACGCAAACTGGACCGTCTGGTCGCCTTTGCGGTGATAGGGTCCATGGGGATGGTGATGATCTCTATCTCGCTGTTCACGCAGGCGGGGATTGCCGCCGCGCTATACTACATCGTTCATTCGACACTGGCGGCGGCGGCACTGTTCCTGATCTCTGATCTGGTCCGGGCCGGACGGGCTCATTTGAACCTGACCGCGGCGCCGCCCGTTTCAGGCGCGGCCCTGACGGCGGCACTGTTCTTTGTTGCGGCGATAGCCATGACCGGCCTGCCACCGCTGTCAGGTTTTATCGGCAAACTGATGATCCTCGATGCCGCCTTTGGCACTCCGCTGGCGGTCTGGACCTGGGCGATCATTCTGTCCGCGAGCCTGATCAGCGTGGTCGGTTTTGCCCGCGCGGGCAGCGTTCTGTTCTGGAAAGCCAGCGCCGAACCCCTGCCGGAGGAAGAAGGCCAACTGCCCGTCCCCCGGCCAAGCATTTTGTCCTATTCCGCGGTTGGCGGGTTGCTGGCATTGCTGATTTTGCACACGGTTTTTGCAGGACCGGCCTATCGCTATGCCGATGCCACCGCCAAACAGTTGTTTGATCCAGTGCCCTATATCAGCAAAGTGTTGGGCACGCCGGGCAAGCTGAGCACACCGAAGGAGGGCCATTGA